A window of Pedococcus aerophilus contains these coding sequences:
- a CDS encoding PH domain-containing protein — MVRDRSSGAVEGTHVFVGRVWVAVVLPAAILAVGVVLVAATDLEAGALVVSLLFAVPMVLSWWNCTVVSNDGVRLRRWLRWRTLPWSGLAEVAEPGRARRGAVVGVVTAQGEPVALDVPGALHAEFVEYALAHGLPQRSRGR; from the coding sequence GTGGTCAGGGATCGTTCGAGCGGTGCTGTCGAGGGCACGCACGTGTTCGTCGGACGCGTATGGGTCGCGGTCGTGCTCCCCGCGGCGATCCTCGCCGTCGGGGTGGTCCTCGTCGCCGCCACCGACCTCGAGGCAGGCGCGCTGGTGGTCTCGTTGCTGTTCGCCGTCCCGATGGTGCTGAGCTGGTGGAACTGCACGGTCGTGTCGAATGACGGTGTGCGGCTTCGTCGTTGGCTGCGGTGGCGCACGTTGCCGTGGTCAGGGCTCGCTGAAGTCGCCGAACCCGGCCGGGCTCGGCGCGGCGCCGTCGTCGGCGTCGTCACGGCCCAGGGTGAGCCGGTCGCGCTGGACGTCCCGGGGGCGCTGCACGCCGAGTTCGTCGAGTACGCCCTGGCGCACGGCTTGCCCCAGAGGTCCCGGGGCCGCTGA